The Sorangiineae bacterium MSr11367 genome window below encodes:
- a CDS encoding peptidyl-prolyl cis-trans isomerase, whose amino-acid sequence MHFPRLLREPVVQFLLAGAVLFGADRVRRREEPPKKPSAECAPETTVTGAGGGRIVVTDELRQTLSEEHQRVHGRPPTPAEMDTLVAGWVNEEVLYREGLARGLEKDDPRIRQRVVEKMSFVLDQRLEPPAPSDAELAAWFDAHPNKWATSELVDFTHVFVQGNDDAVRARARGLLGQLETGTDPAGMGDTFSGGRRYRRRSLADLGESFGPDFSAGLAEQKEGTWSLRQSRFGVHLVRVDRRTPAERPALAQVREDVLLDYREAKRAAAREGAIAEMRKRWTP is encoded by the coding sequence ATGCATTTTCCCCGGCTCTTGCGTGAACCCGTCGTTCAGTTCCTCCTCGCCGGGGCCGTGCTGTTCGGCGCCGATCGGGTGCGACGGCGCGAAGAGCCTCCGAAGAAGCCCAGCGCGGAGTGCGCGCCCGAGACCACCGTTACGGGTGCAGGGGGCGGACGCATCGTGGTCACCGACGAACTGAGGCAAACGCTTTCGGAGGAGCACCAGCGCGTTCACGGACGCCCGCCCACGCCGGCCGAAATGGACACGCTCGTCGCGGGCTGGGTGAACGAAGAGGTGCTCTATCGGGAGGGTCTCGCGCGCGGCCTCGAGAAGGACGATCCGCGCATCCGCCAGCGCGTCGTGGAGAAGATGTCCTTCGTCCTGGACCAGCGCCTCGAACCGCCCGCACCGAGCGACGCGGAGCTCGCTGCGTGGTTCGACGCGCACCCGAACAAGTGGGCCACCTCGGAGCTGGTGGACTTCACGCACGTCTTCGTCCAGGGCAACGACGACGCTGTCCGGGCACGCGCGCGTGGGCTGCTCGGCCAGCTCGAAACGGGTACGGATCCCGCGGGCATGGGCGACACATTTTCCGGAGGCCGGCGCTACCGTCGGCGCAGCCTCGCGGACTTGGGCGAGAGCTTCGGGCCAGATTTTTCCGCGGGCCTCGCCGAACAAAAAGAGGGCACCTGGTCGCTTCGGCAATCGCGCTTCGGCGTTCACCTGGTTCGGGTGGATCGCCGCACGCCGGCCGAACGCCCCGCGCTGGCGCAGGTGCGCGAAGACGTGCTCCTCGACTACCGCGAGGCCAAGCGCGCCGCCGCACGCGAGGGCGCCATCGCCGAGATGCGCAAGCGGTGGACGCCATGA
- a CDS encoding fibronectin type III domain-containing protein — protein MRYASVAGWLALLAAAACSRPPEPLQEKHETQEKQEKPRDAFAAPEALSPSPSGGNMLLRWENHASAPGGYFVEFRTDANDTFTMIDAVWADAHTFVHEDVARDTPFSYRVRPFFGAASPTVDVATGAAVDAGPPEEEGPLTEPSRNDAAGVSIRDANAMAEAAPAELSAVLGSPTTAVLRWKDRARDEDGYLLEMAPADSSAFQICALLPPNATSFRKVKLPPNTKMRFRARAYFLGLPSNVATASLR, from the coding sequence ATGCGATACGCGTCCGTCGCGGGGTGGCTCGCGCTGCTGGCAGCGGCCGCGTGCTCCAGGCCACCGGAGCCACTGCAGGAGAAGCACGAAACGCAAGAGAAGCAGGAGAAGCCGCGTGACGCGTTTGCCGCGCCCGAGGCGCTTTCACCGTCGCCCTCGGGCGGGAACATGCTTCTTCGATGGGAGAACCATGCCAGCGCGCCGGGCGGCTACTTCGTCGAGTTTCGCACGGATGCGAACGACACGTTCACCATGATCGATGCCGTCTGGGCCGACGCGCACACCTTCGTGCACGAGGACGTCGCGCGGGACACACCTTTCTCGTACCGCGTTCGTCCCTTTTTCGGGGCCGCTTCCCCGACCGTGGACGTCGCCACGGGGGCGGCCGTCGATGCGGGTCCGCCCGAGGAAGAGGGCCCGCTCACGGAGCCTTCACGAAACGACGCTGCGGGCGTGTCGATCCGCGATGCCAACGCGATGGCGGAGGCGGCGCCGGCCGAACTTTCCGCTGTGCTCGGGTCGCCGACCACCGCCGTCCTGCGGTGGAAGGACCGCGCCCGCGACGAAGATGGCTATTTGCTCGAAATGGCGCCGGCCGATTCGTCGGCATTCCAGATTTGCGCCTTGCTGCCGCCGAATGCGACGTCCTTTCGCAAGGTGAAGTTACCGCCCAATACGAAAATGCGGTTCCGGGCGCGCGCTTATTTCCTGGGATTGCCCTCCAACGTGGCCACGGCATCGCTCCGGTGA